Genomic segment of Oncorhynchus tshawytscha isolate Ot180627B linkage group LG28, Otsh_v2.0, whole genome shotgun sequence:
GTAAGTGTTTCAACAGTTAGACTACACATGTTGTGTACTTTATTTGATTTAAAACATAATTTCTAACCCTGCTTACATTTTGTATATGATTGCATACACTcattggccagtttattaggtacactcaTCTAGAACTGGGTAGGACACTGCTTTggctccagaacagcctgaattatttgtGGCATGGAtatgttgctcaattggtatcaaggaaTCTACCGTGTGCCCGGAAAACATttcccacaccattacaccaccactgCCACCATCCTGTACCGTTGACAGCAGGCAAGATAGAGCCATGGACTCATGCTTCTTACTCCAAATCCtgactgccatcagcatgacgcaacaggaaccaggaTTTGTCGGACCAGGCAGGTTCccctcctcaattgtccagtatTGGTGGTTGCATGCCCACTGGAtccacttcttcttgtttttagcagATAGGAGTGGAGCCCAGTGTCTCATTCTCTTTCGACCAATCACCAACGAGCTGTTTTTTGACAACaagactgccgctgactggatgtttttagtttgttgcaccattctctgtaaaccctagacacttaTCATGCCTGAAAAGGCCAGGAGGTTggctgtttctgagatactggaacctgCGCACCTGGCACCAATGATCGTACCACACTCAAATTTGCTTGTTTTGCACATTGTAACGTGCTGTGATCCCAGTCTGCCTGCTTAATACAGCAATCCATggccacatgactcactgtctgtagaagcaaaaacatttttgtgaatggggtggtgtacctaataaactggccactgaacATATCTCTCTTAAGCGTGGGAATACTATGGatcagatttccaaaattaaaatcactcgTCCAACAattaaaataatatttatttgcTAAATTCTTTTgaggccaaataaaatcaccccgcaagccgccagttggggaacccttcaaaaatgtattttcttaaaTCCTTACCTTGTCCCTATGTTTGTCTTCTGTTGCATGCTTTTTTTTGTTTGCTGAAATCTATTATTTTAAATAAAATGCTAGTCAAATACAATCACCGATGGCAACTCGGTGCAAATCTCAACAAGGAAATGGTCGGTGGTTGTTTTTGAttgtttgctgaaatccatactttttTTATAAAACAAAGGCATGTAAAAACAAGAATAGGTACACTAAGGGTTTAAGAATTTACATTTTGAGGTATCGACTGCATGCGTGTCGGCGGCTAATTTCCCAAACTAGTCTGCGCTCAACCCCGTGGATGAAATCATTGTGGAGTTAAGGTACATGGAGTTGGCAATTCCACAATACATTATGTACACTGTAGCTAGAGTTTTTACTTAATGTTAGCAAGCTGGCTAGCCTAGATGCTAGCTATGTATAGCTAGTAGTATTTTATATGTGGTGTGACGTTTTATGAGTTACTTGAACATGTTAGTGTTTTCACAGCAGAAAAGGGACTTGTATTCCGCATCCAGATGGAGGTGGAAGCAGCCCCCAGTGAGAGAACTCTTTTGAGTCTCCTCTTCCAGCTGCCAACAGAGTACCCCCACTGTGTCCCAAAAATAAGTGTCAGCTCTAAACAGCTCTCCAGGAAACAATGCCAACACATCAAGCGGAGTCTGCTGGAAAAGGCCTCCGCACTGGAGCCAGACCCCATGGTTCATGAACTACTGCTGTGGCTCCAACAGAACTTCACTGAACTTACTTTAAATGACCAGTCCCTGGTGGAGGTGCAAGAGGAGGGTGGTGAGGAGGAGACGTGGATAGCTCTTTTTCTAATAGACCATATGAGgtccaaaacaaaatatataaagGCAATTGAAAAGTGGAGCACGGATTTGGGGCTCACCGGAAGGCTGTTCTTGGGGAAGTTGATATTGGTCCTTCTGCAAGGCGCAAGGAGGAGTATCAAGGTAGTGTAGAGTTTAGATAGAGTTTAGACTTTAACTGATGCAATGACGTCTCTTCAGATCAGCTATAACACATGATAAATAATGAATATGATGTACAgtggaagttggaagtttacatacacttaggttggagtcattaaaacttgtttttcaaccacttaacaaactatagtcgattaggacatctagttataattcactgtatcacaattccagtgggtcagaagtttacatacagtaaattgactgtgcctttaaacagcttggaaaattccagaaagttatgtcatggctttagaagcttttgataggctaattgacattattttagtcaattggaggtgtacctgtggatgtatttcaaggccaaccttcaaactcagtgcctctttgcttgacatcatgggaaaatcaaaagaaatcagcaaagaaaattgtagacctccacaagtctgtttcatccttgggagcaatttacaaacgcctgaaggtaccacgttcatctgtacaaacaatagtacgcaagtataaacactatgccACCACGCAGccgtcctagagatgaacgtactttggtgcaaaaaatgtaaatcaatcccagaagaacagcaaaggaccttgtgaagatgctggaggaaaccggtacaaaagtatctatatctaaagtaaaagtagtcttatattgacataacctgaaaggcctctcagcaaggaagaagccactgctccaaaaccgccataaaaaagccagactacagtttgcaactgcacatggggacaaagatcgtactttttggagaaatgtcctgtggtctgatgaaacaaaaatataactgtttggccataatgacctttgttatgtttggaggaaagagggcgaggcttgcaagccgaagaacaccatcccaaccttgaagcacaggggtggcagcatcatgttgtgggggtgctttgctgcaggagggactggtggactt
This window contains:
- the rwdd3 gene encoding RWD domain-containing protein 3 isoform X1 — translated: MSELALDEMSVLSAIYCEKDEFELLEKSAEKGLVFRIQMEVEAAPSERTLLSLLFQLPTEYPHCVPKISVSSKQLSRKQCQHIKRSLLEKASALEPDPMVHELLLWLQQNFTELTLNDQSLVEVQEEGGEEETWIALFLIDHMRSKTKYIKAIEKWSTDLGLTGRLFLGKLILVLLQGARRSIKEYIHLQRTVKVDVDSSGKRCKEKMMRVLCETQVSDLKRISSFEIKEFLSLEELQREFEQVGLLKLYQEFVSTLP
- the rwdd3 gene encoding RWD domain-containing protein 3 isoform X2; protein product: MSELALDEMSVLSAIYCEKDEFELLEKSEKGLVFRIQMEVEAAPSERTLLSLLFQLPTEYPHCVPKISVSSKQLSRKQCQHIKRSLLEKASALEPDPMVHELLLWLQQNFTELTLNDQSLVEVQEEGGEEETWIALFLIDHMRSKTKYIKAIEKWSTDLGLTGRLFLGKLILVLLQGARRSIKEYIHLQRTVKVDVDSSGKRCKEKMMRVLCETQVSDLKRISSFEIKEFLSLEELQREFEQVGLLKLYQEFVSTLP